From a region of the Myroides sp. JBRI-B21084 genome:
- a CDS encoding quinone-dependent dihydroorotate dehydrogenase — translation MYKSIIRPLLFKFDPEKVHHFTFSMIKTMHAIPGMKSVLKSIYQVNDKKLEREVFGLKFKNPVGLAAGLDKDAKIYNELDAFGFGFIEIGTITPKPQEGNPKKRLFRLKEDSGIINRMGFNNGGIDLAIERLKQNKGVLIGGNIGKNKVTPNEEAVNDYTICFEALYPYVDYFVVNVSSPNTPNLRALQDKEPLTALLATLQSLNVKKPKQKPILLKIAPDLTNEQLLDIIDIVNDTKIAGVIATNTTIARDGLQSANKVEVGGLSGKPLTKRSTEVIRFLSEKSNKSFPIIGVGGIHTAADALEKLDAGAALIQIYTGFIYEGPALIKEINQAILKRS, via the coding sequence ATGTATAAATCAATAATTCGTCCGCTTTTATTCAAATTTGATCCCGAAAAAGTGCATCATTTTACTTTTTCAATGATAAAAACCATGCATGCTATTCCGGGTATGAAATCGGTATTAAAATCGATCTATCAAGTAAATGATAAAAAATTAGAACGCGAAGTTTTTGGTTTAAAATTTAAAAATCCAGTAGGTTTAGCTGCAGGTTTAGATAAAGATGCTAAAATATATAATGAATTAGATGCATTTGGTTTTGGTTTTATTGAAATTGGTACCATTACTCCTAAACCACAGGAAGGAAATCCTAAAAAACGTTTGTTTCGTTTAAAAGAAGATTCGGGAATTATTAACCGCATGGGCTTTAATAATGGCGGAATTGACTTAGCAATAGAACGATTAAAACAAAACAAAGGGGTTTTAATTGGTGGTAATATTGGTAAAAATAAAGTAACACCTAACGAAGAGGCAGTTAACGATTATACCATTTGTTTTGAAGCTTTATATCCTTATGTTGATTATTTTGTAGTGAATGTTAGTTCACCTAACACACCAAATTTACGCGCGTTACAAGATAAAGAGCCTTTAACAGCTTTATTAGCAACCTTGCAAAGTTTAAATGTTAAGAAGCCAAAACAAAAGCCAATTCTACTAAAAATAGCACCCGATTTAACCAATGAACAGTTATTAGATATCATTGATATTGTAAACGATACCAAAATTGCAGGTGTTATTGCTACAAATACTACCATTGCACGCGATGGGTTACAATCTGCAAATAAAGTTGAAGTAGGTGGTTTGTCAGGCAAACCATTAACCAAAAGATCTACCGAAGTTATTCGTTTTTTATCAGAAAAAAGTAATAAATCGTTTCCAATAATTGGAGTAGGAGGTATCCATACTGCAGCCGATGCTTTAGAAAAATTAGACGCTGGTGCAGCGTTAATTCAAATTTATACTGGTTTTATTTACGAGGGTCCTGCTTTAATTAAAGAAATTAACCAAGCTATTCTAAAACGTAGTTAA
- a CDS encoding DsbA family oxidoreductase, giving the protein MKIQIWSDVMCPFCYIGKKNFEAALETLPFKNEVEVEWKSFQLDPDLTETSGLKTTSQYLSERKGLTTQQVDQMQQHVKEMGEKAGIHFDFYKNIIANTFLAHKLLHFAAKSNKANDAEELLFKAHFEDGENIANVNVLLQIATELGLNTEQAKEILTTNLLDNEVNNDILEAKNMGVSGVPFFVLNKKYALSGAQPTHLFIEALTQTYNETVLVNETKNGSSCTIDGCE; this is encoded by the coding sequence ATGAAAATACAAATTTGGTCGGATGTTATGTGTCCGTTTTGTTATATAGGGAAGAAGAATTTTGAAGCTGCTTTGGAAACACTTCCGTTTAAAAATGAGGTTGAAGTTGAATGGAAAAGTTTTCAATTAGATCCTGATTTAACCGAAACATCGGGTTTAAAAACAACAAGTCAATATTTAAGTGAGCGTAAAGGATTAACTACTCAACAAGTTGATCAAATGCAACAGCATGTTAAGGAAATGGGTGAAAAGGCGGGTATTCATTTCGATTTTTATAAAAATATAATAGCAAATACCTTTTTAGCTCATAAATTATTACATTTTGCAGCTAAAAGCAACAAAGCGAATGATGCGGAAGAATTGTTATTTAAAGCTCATTTTGAAGACGGAGAAAACATTGCCAATGTAAATGTTTTGTTACAAATTGCAACAGAATTGGGGTTAAATACAGAACAAGCCAAAGAAATATTAACAACAAATTTGCTTGATAACGAGGTGAATAATGATATTTTAGAAGCAAAAAATATGGGCGTTTCAGGTGTTCCGTTTTTTGTATTAAATAAAAAATACGCATTATCGGGTGCGCAACCTACTCATTTATTTATTGAAGCTTTAACCCAAACCTACAACGAAACGGTTTTAGTAAATGAAACTAAAAATGGGAGTTCGTGTACAATAGACGGTTGTGAGTAA
- a CDS encoding AraC family transcriptional regulator, whose protein sequence is MKTLRIKNMVCPRCIMVIEKTMEDLGYDINDVDLGMIEFHEPITLDDRDKIENAIKPLGFEILSDKKSMLVERIKNQIIELVSKDMNDLTITLSEYLASKLQTEYQTLSTLFSNQESQTIEQYYILQKIEKVKELLVYDELTLSEIAYKMNYSSVGHLSNQFKKVTGLAPTHFKEIKTFKEEVLQNTEVK, encoded by the coding sequence ATGAAAACCTTACGTATTAAAAATATGGTTTGCCCGCGATGTATTATGGTTATTGAAAAAACGATGGAAGATTTAGGTTACGATATAAACGACGTAGATTTAGGTATGATTGAATTTCATGAACCCATTACACTTGACGATCGTGATAAAATTGAAAATGCCATAAAACCTTTGGGGTTTGAAATTTTAAGCGACAAAAAAAGCATGTTGGTTGAACGTATAAAAAATCAAATAATTGAATTGGTTTCTAAAGATATGAACGATTTAACCATTACGCTTTCTGAATATTTAGCTAGTAAGTTACAAACAGAATACCAAACGTTAAGTACTTTATTTTCTAACCAAGAATCGCAAACAATTGAACAATACTACATTCTTCAAAAAATAGAAAAGGTTAAAGAATTATTGGTTTACGATGAATTAACATTAAGCGAAATTGCCTATAAAATGAATTACAGTTCGGTGGGTCATTTAAGCAACCAATTTAAAAAAGTAACCGGTTTAGCACCAACGCATTTTAAAGAAATTAAAACTTTTAAAGAAGAAGTTTTACAAAATACTGAAGTAAAATAA